Proteins co-encoded in one Kribbella qitaiheensis genomic window:
- a CDS encoding glycoside hydrolase family 2 protein has translation MSSTPAQPGVPRGEHPRPQFVRPDWLNLNGEWQFEIDTADSGLERGVRDRDLPDRIVVPFAPESQLSGIENVDFLEAVWYRTTVTVPADWSDRQAVLHFQAVDHDATVWVNGVEVVRHRGGFTPFCASLAGVAEPGEEAVIVVRARDTRYGVQARGKQSQPYFNADCHYTRTTGIWQTVWLEAVPVVHLGRPRISPDVAGSSFHLDVPVSANKPGWKVRAILSDDAGEVVSAEVRADLDLAPRLVLPIPADRVRLWDTTDPHLYGVRFELVDADGTVVDSAESYTGLRSVSINGQAILINGKHVFQRLVLDQGYWPESLMTAPSEEALVADIELSLAAGFNGARLHQKVFEERFLYHADRMGYLVWGEFGDWGAGVAGTGDDNQQPTASFVTQWLEAVERDYSHPSIIGWCPTNETHQLLHDKITQLDDVTRAMFLATKAADTSRPVLDASGYSHRVPETDVWDSHNYEQDPIEFAKQMAGLADGAPYGNTGGPDNRPISLAYNGQPYFCSEFGGIWWNPEAAKAGTGSDADSWGYGQRVKDEEDFYDRFKGLVEALLGNPLMFGYCYTQLTDVFQEENGIYRFDRSTKLDVDRVRAVQIQAAAFEVASE, from the coding sequence ATGTCATCCACCCCAGCCCAGCCCGGAGTCCCCCGCGGCGAACACCCCCGGCCGCAGTTCGTCCGGCCCGACTGGCTCAATCTGAACGGCGAGTGGCAGTTCGAGATCGACACCGCCGACTCCGGCCTGGAGCGCGGCGTCCGCGACCGCGACCTGCCGGACCGGATCGTCGTCCCGTTCGCCCCCGAATCCCAGCTGTCCGGGATCGAGAACGTCGACTTCCTCGAAGCCGTCTGGTACCGGACCACCGTCACCGTTCCGGCCGACTGGTCCGACCGGCAGGCAGTCCTGCACTTCCAGGCCGTCGACCACGACGCCACCGTCTGGGTGAACGGCGTCGAGGTGGTCCGGCACCGCGGCGGCTTCACGCCGTTCTGCGCTTCGCTGGCCGGCGTCGCCGAGCCCGGCGAGGAGGCCGTGATCGTCGTGCGCGCCCGCGACACCCGGTACGGCGTACAGGCTCGTGGCAAGCAGAGTCAGCCGTACTTCAACGCGGACTGCCACTACACCCGCACGACGGGGATCTGGCAGACCGTCTGGCTGGAGGCCGTCCCCGTTGTGCACCTGGGGCGCCCCCGGATCTCGCCGGATGTGGCCGGGTCGTCGTTCCACCTCGATGTGCCCGTGTCGGCGAACAAGCCGGGCTGGAAGGTCCGAGCCATCCTGTCCGACGACGCCGGCGAAGTGGTCAGCGCCGAGGTCCGGGCCGACCTGGACCTCGCGCCGCGACTCGTACTGCCGATCCCCGCGGACCGAGTCCGGCTATGGGACACGACCGACCCGCACCTGTACGGCGTACGGTTCGAGCTCGTCGATGCCGATGGCACCGTTGTGGACAGCGCCGAAAGCTATACGGGCCTGCGCTCCGTGTCGATCAACGGTCAGGCCATCTTGATCAACGGCAAGCATGTCTTCCAGCGCCTCGTGCTGGACCAGGGTTACTGGCCGGAGAGCCTGATGACGGCTCCCTCGGAAGAGGCCTTGGTGGCCGACATCGAGCTGAGTCTGGCGGCCGGTTTCAACGGCGCCCGACTGCACCAGAAGGTGTTCGAGGAGCGATTCCTCTACCACGCGGACCGCATGGGCTACCTCGTGTGGGGCGAGTTCGGCGACTGGGGTGCGGGCGTCGCCGGCACCGGGGACGACAACCAGCAGCCGACGGCGTCATTCGTGACGCAGTGGCTGGAGGCGGTCGAGCGGGACTACAGCCACCCGTCGATCATCGGCTGGTGCCCGACGAACGAGACGCACCAACTGCTGCACGACAAGATCACGCAACTGGACGACGTGACTCGTGCGATGTTCCTGGCAACGAAGGCGGCCGACACTTCGCGGCCGGTGCTGGACGCGTCGGGGTACTCGCATCGGGTGCCCGAGACCGACGTGTGGGACTCGCACAACTACGAGCAGGACCCGATCGAGTTCGCCAAGCAGATGGCCGGCCTCGCCGACGGAGCGCCGTACGGGAACACCGGTGGGCCTGACAACCGGCCGATCTCGCTCGCCTACAACGGGCAGCCGTACTTCTGCAGCGAGTTCGGCGGGATCTGGTGGAACCCGGAAGCGGCGAAGGCCGGCACCGGTAGCGACGCCGACTCGTGGGGCTACGGGCAGCGGGTGAAGGACGAAGAGGACTTCTACGACCGGTTCAAGGGTCTGGTCGAGGCGCTGCTCGGGAATCCGCTGATGTTCGGCTACTGCTACACGCAGCTGACCGATGTCTTCCAGGAGGAGAACGGGATCTACCGCTTCGACCGCTCGACCAAGCTCGACGTCGACCGGGTCCGCGCAGTACAGATCCAGGCTGCGGCGTTCGAAGTTGCGTCCGAATAG
- a CDS encoding YeiH family protein → MVLVLAAVAVPLGRLVPVVGGPVFGILLGVLAGVALPVLRSERMRPGYDFASKNLLQLSIVVLGTGLSLQQVVRVGGSSLPVMLGTLTVALGGAWVFGRLLGVRGDTQTLIGVGTAICGGSAIAAATAAIGAKRSSVAYALATIFTFNVVAVLAFPPLGHLLGLSPEAFGLWAGTAINDTSSVVAAGYAYSQSAGDQALVVKLTRSLTLVPIVLTLVLLKSRRDARTADAAAVAPTSPQGAVVDGRAAATEVEGAGAAVGAAGAQRRTLPWRKLVPLFLVGFIAAAGLRSAGLVPDSWQSGLSLTGTFLITCALAAIGLSLRPAELRAAGLRPLLLGAILWVAVATTSLLLQLLTNTL, encoded by the coding sequence GTGGTGTTGGTTCTGGCGGCTGTTGCTGTGCCGCTCGGGCGGCTGGTGCCGGTTGTAGGCGGTCCGGTGTTCGGGATCCTGCTCGGCGTACTGGCCGGGGTTGCACTGCCCGTACTGCGCAGCGAGCGGATGCGCCCCGGATACGACTTCGCCTCGAAGAACCTGCTCCAACTGTCGATCGTCGTGCTCGGCACCGGCCTGTCGCTCCAGCAAGTAGTACGCGTCGGCGGTAGCTCTCTTCCGGTCATGCTCGGCACCCTGACGGTCGCACTCGGCGGCGCCTGGGTGTTCGGCAGGCTCCTCGGCGTACGGGGTGACACCCAGACGTTGATCGGAGTCGGTACTGCGATCTGCGGCGGCTCGGCGATCGCCGCCGCGACAGCCGCGATCGGGGCGAAGCGATCGTCGGTGGCCTATGCGCTCGCCACGATCTTCACGTTCAATGTCGTCGCCGTGCTCGCGTTCCCGCCTCTCGGCCACCTTCTCGGCCTCAGCCCCGAAGCGTTCGGTCTATGGGCCGGTACTGCGATCAACGACACCTCCTCGGTAGTCGCCGCCGGCTACGCCTACTCCCAGTCGGCCGGCGACCAGGCGCTCGTCGTGAAGCTCACCCGCTCCCTCACGCTCGTCCCCATCGTCCTCACCCTCGTCCTCCTGAAGTCCCGCCGGGACGCCCGTACGGCGGACGCCGCCGCGGTCGCCCCGACCTCACCTCAAGGCGCCGTCGTGGACGGGCGAGCCGCAGCGACCGAGGTCGAGGGAGCCGGTGCGGCGGTCGGCGCTGCCGGTGCGCAGCGGCGGACGTTGCCATGGCGGAAGCTGGTGCCCTTGTTCCTCGTCGGGTTCATCGCCGCCGCAGGACTTCGGAGTGCCGGGTTGGTGCCCGACTCGTGGCAGTCCGGCCTGTCGCTGACCGGCACTTTCCTGATCACCTGCGCCCTCGCCGCGATCGGCCTCTCGCTGCGCCCCGCCGAACTCCGCGCCGCCGGCCTCCGCCCGCTCCTTCTGGGCGCCATCCTCTGGGTCGCAGTAGCCACCACCAGCCTCCTCCTCCAGCTCCTCACCAACACCCTCTGA